The following coding sequences lie in one Psychrilyobacter atlanticus DSM 19335 genomic window:
- a CDS encoding PPC domain-containing DNA-binding protein, producing the protein MKIYAVRLTEGMDLKIEIQKIVEEKQIKAGIILSSVGCISKARFRVADGVSVKGIEKNLEILSLNGTLSQKGIHLHISFSDLDGISFGGHLVEGNIINTTCELVIGILEDYKFDRWMDSNTGYEELVIETQES; encoded by the coding sequence ATGAAGATATATGCTGTTAGATTGACTGAGGGTATGGATTTAAAAATTGAGATACAAAAGATAGTTGAAGAAAAGCAAATAAAGGCAGGGATAATACTCTCCTCTGTAGGCTGTATATCAAAGGCAAGATTTAGAGTGGCTGATGGTGTAAGTGTTAAGGGGATTGAGAAAAATTTGGAGATACTTTCATTGAATGGAACTCTGTCTCAGAAGGGTATTCATCTGCATATAAGCTTCAGTGATCTAGATGGGATTAGTTTTGGAGGTCACCTTGTAGAGGGAAATATTATTAATACAACATGTGAATTAGTCATAGGAATATTAGAAGATTATAAGTTTGACCGATGGATGGATTCAAATACAGGTTATGAAGAATTGGTCATTGAAACACAAGAGTCATAA